The sequence GCAACACAATCCACACTAGTAACAACTTAAGTAGCACATTGGAACTGACACAGCCGGCCAAATTGATGGTGCTGGGTGGCGTTGCTAAGAACTTGCAATGTATAACTGTTATCAGACCGGCCCTCGTTGCCTTGAAATGTAACCGGTTTGTCCAGTTTTACAAgcggcagacagacacaggaaCGCAAAACTAAAACCTGTGATTACTGAAACTGCAGCATTCACAGGTTCATTTGTTGtaccattatttttttaatctttaagggcttttccgccttttaTTGACAGCTAGGTGAGTAAGGGGAGTGTGAAGGaaaacatgcaggaaattgtcacaggtcagaATCAAACCTCTGcattgaggcataaacctcaaaGTGTACTGTACCCACTGGGCCAACCCGGCCACATTTGTTGTACTATTATTGGgtgaaatgtattattttaagcCTTCCTCGTCACTCCTAGACATGGGAAAAATATAGACAACAGAATGTGAGGCGAGGATACATGTATCACAGCTATTCAAAGTgattttatgtacagtataagaTACAAAAAGAAAGGTGTGGGCATATACAAAGGCACACATAAAGTTGGAATTAAGAAGGGTAACATAGTATAGCAgacaataaatattttaaatgaaatacagAAAACGAATTGTACAGGAGAGTGAAAATATCAGTGTGGATACAGCAAAGCTTTCTGTTATGAATTTATCTCCAAGCCCAAGCCAATGCTGTTTTTAGCACAGCATGGTACAACTCGACTCGCTCTTGTTTGGTTTTCTGTTCCGATCCGGGCGAGCAGAGCCGGTGCTACGTTTCAGAAGATgaaattaaaatagtaaaataataaaaactagcAAATTTGGTTAATTTGCTACATTTGAGGTTAGTCTTGATTGGTAGAGAATTTGATTTATGTCGACTCCGTTGTGAGTTGCTAACTTAAATTAGCCTTGATTTGCACTGGACTGCGTGTGGTTTTGACAGCCCTGGTGTTGTGTTCACCATGTCCCGTCCTTTGCAGGCCAGCTCTCAGAGGGAGCTGGAGGAGAGCTGGCAGGTGTATGCCGAGCTGCAGCGCATTGTGGAGCAGAGCCAGGCGGAGTTGGTGGAGCTGATCGCCACGAGGCAACGCGAGGCCGAGCGTCACGCTCAGGAACTGGCCCGAGGTTTGGAGAACGAGCTCAGCCAactgaggaagaggagcaaCGAGCTGGAGGCCTACGCACAGACCCAGGACAGGGTGGTCTTCCTGCAGGTACAGACAGGGGCGGCCATGTTGGAGTCTGGCTCTTCTCAAGTTTTGAGGGTCAAATATGTTATGGCTCATTCAGCTGTGATCAGGGGTGGAATGTCAACagattctcactcccatctcgtaaaatacggatgcttggtcaggtgcctttggcgttgttatcgacgctaaaagtctcctttagcgtcatgtctAGACGCGCTCGGTAGGGATTGGCGCCCCTTTGACGGAGTTAGGTTAAAAGGAAAAGGTTGAGTCGCTTCtgacgctgacagccactgaTCTAACGTCTGTTTTTTACgagtttggagtgagaacgCATTGGGAATGTAACTTTGTAAATATGAATTTACTCAAGTGctctacttaagtacacatttgaggttcttgtactttacttgaatcttttcttttcatgccactttctacatCTACTCCATCTCCAAAgagaaatattgtgtttttattccaaTCCATAATATGACAGCTTTACTTACGAGTTACTtcacaaattaatatttttgcacacaaaacacatgtggtttataaaatgtttttttttaaattataaattaaatgacccaacaatataacaggTCTACAAGGAAAGTTGTTTAGactgtttccagtttctaaaggggcctccccccccccccccatatttaaacatgctcaaaatatCCCATCTAATGTATTGATAAGGCTACTATATCTTGCTATTCAACGACAGATTTGCCCCCctccccagacacacacacacacacttgtaacttgtacttgagttttttttacagtgtggtattagtaattttaaagtaaaggatctgaatacttcttccccCACTGGCTGTGATTAAAGAACCCATTTCATACAACGCGTATACAcagtaaatatgtgtgtatatatatatatatatatatatatatatatacactgattATGTACAtttgaaatttcaaaataatCCATTGTTAAGCTTGTCAGACGTTAGCAGAGACACATCTGCACCATGCTCCATTGATGTCCCACTGTTCTCCAGCGTTTGGTGTagctctttcttttctctttgattACCTTTTGATGATCAATATTTGAAATCAAGACCCCATTCCaactgcattttaaaaaatgcatgcCTGCATATTAAACATTGCTTCATTAGTCATTTTTCCAGTGTGTAGCctacatacacaacacacaattaATATGCATTTAGGGCACAGCGAGGGATCTAATTATCTGAAATCCTTAAGACATGGCAGCGCAAGCTGCTGCTGATCATCCACTCTCACAGTAGTGGAAATATGAAAGACATCCACCTTccaacaatttttttatgttaGCCAACAGGCTGGAACAATATATTCTTgaaaatatctctctctcttttttctataATCATTTTTCATCCAAATAATATCCACACAGCCAATTATCCAGTGGACCTCCAGCTGTTGTTGCTAGGAGATGTGTACGACAACATCAAAAGCCTCTCCGAACAGAGCCAGCTGTTACGGAAGTTTCCCCTTGTGCATTTGCCCTGGACTGTTTATGTAgataaaatgttgatttttctgTCATGAAAGACGTCTTTGAAGTTGGAATTTTCCCAGATAGTGTGAGAGGAAGCGAAGGCATACAGCCACACATACCCAAACGCTGTGTTGAGtgtacacagacaaacacaatcACTGTTCTATATCTGTAACTCTTCTAACATTCAGAACACTTTCTCGCTCCTTTACTTAGATGTACAGAGATACATCTGAACACTGTCTGATTGTTTACCCCATAAAGCTGTAGAACTCATAAGACAGCTATGAGTTTAGTGAGAATGTATTCCAACTTGTTTGGAGATCCCCATCTGTGTCATCTGTAGTGTGTTATTATCCCTGAGGGATAATTACATTTGCATTTCATATTGCACAACATTGCTCTTCTGTTTCCTGTAGAACCTGTCAACACTTGTGACCCCACCGGAGCCCACCGATTGGTCAGCGGTCAGCATCAACACTGACCTGTACCTGGGAACCATCCGCTCCTCCGTCAGCAGCCTCATGGACAAGTTCCAGGAGGAGCTCAAGAGACTGTACGGGAAAGGTGAGGGCGGAGTTTCTCACTCTGTAACGATAAAACATCATctggacaaaataacagaaacacctAATTCAGCAAAACCACAAAACTACTGCTGTAAAAATTCAAATGAGACATTTTATTtagttaaaacaacaataactaaACATAATAAGCTTCAGATTGAAGGGCTTTTGGACTGGATTGCATTGCAAGgtgttcctgttattttgtccaTCCCTTGTATAACAAAATGTCACACAGTATAGATTTTATACTAGACTCATTTTAGtcaggaaataaataaatgcactAATTTGTAATTTGTGCAAAGATGAGTAATGATTTGGAACTCAAAAGTCTTTCAAATGCTCAAagtgatgtacagtatacagcCTACTAAAATAAGAATAAGTAAACTGCAGgaaactaaaatataaaaaaaataaaaaaataacaaccacatttcaacttttttttggtgctttttgcCTGTGCAAAGTAACAGTAACAACTCTCCCTGTTCAAAATCCAAAACAGGAATATGTAGGTCACTGTACGAGCACTTTGAAATAGAAAAGTGACTCATCACTGCAACAGCACCCTCTAGCACACATACAAGCTGGTCGGACAGATGGAGATAGTGTTGATGGCACAGTTCACCCACTTGGAACTTGGAGTGACAGCAACACATGTCCAACATTTCCAGCTCTGGATTAGATCTACACGTGCCATCTGCTTTGACTTTGACTCTTTAGCTGGAGAAGTACTTGCTGACttgcttctctttctctctctctctctctctctcctctctctctctctctctctctctctctctctctctctctcagagctCCGGAAGGTGCAGAATTATTCGAGTGAGTACATTAAATTATCGTCATATCATAGTTTCCACTCATGCGTTGTCTGGGGTGGGGGGTAATGGGTCTTCTTTAAAaagagtttatttaaaaaaaaaaaaaaaaaatgtttttgacaatcTCAAGCAGTGTGACCAAAATGTAATATGATCAGTTCTTCAAATTTTCCACACGATGGCGCCACTTCTTCACAGCACAGACAAGCTCAATCCAGTTTGTTACAGTTAGTGTGTAAATCCTAGCGGTGCGCGATTCAGAAAATATCACGATTCAATTCGATATAAATTTTTAGGCTCACGGTTCGAGTCAAAATTGATTTTCAATTCAAAAATGGTTCAGAGTATATACACGTAGTTACTTTTTCCATGGGATAGTATAAATGCCATTACAAACcgataaaacaattaaaacattaaaaataaatataaaataaaaaaatcaatttttggAATTCTGGAATTcaattttgaatctgtagagcttaAATCGATTCATAAATGAAAATcgattttttgcacacccctattAAATCCACCAATATCACTTTACAGTGTACATTTACTCAATCACTGTACTTAAGTGTTATTTTGAGATACGTACTTTACTTTAGTATCGTCaatttatgctactttatacttctccAGTATAGCATTTcagatataaaataaaaatagatcaCTTTTTTCTCCAATCAATGTATTTTACCGCTATAGTTAATTAGATGGATTTACATATAAAACATATGATcactttataaaataaaatggattattattaattaagaTGAAAGATCCTGCACTTTCACACAGCGGTTTACAGTAATTGTGACTGCGAAGTTGGAGTCAAAGCTAGGATTTACGTGAGGTCACCAAACTCCatctatagaaaaaaaaaagttttacctTGTCCCCATTGATAATTATGTCATATCTTGTTGTACAACATTATAATTCGTGTGCACAAGATTAAAACATCCTTTGGGACTGTAGGGGCCCCTTTTACACTCTGAAAGGGCCATTTTACTATTTTGATCTTTTTATGTAtggcactttgaattgccctgttgctgaaatatgCTAGACAAATAAGCGGCCTTGCCTTGTCATCCATTAATATGTTCACTTTTCATATTTACCTTTTTAATGACACTACTATATTTTTACTCAAGTAGAAATGTGTGCGTGcttgtattttttacattttgatattGCTATAGCTAAGTAAGAATCTAAGAATGTATTCCACCACTGCAACTTTGTTTTGGCAAAAATTCAGTGACACACTCCTTGGGACAGCATCAGTTTGGGCCAATTCATAACATAAAGAGTGTAGAAATCAACGTGTGAACCATGGCCATTTTTGACGGTCATAATAGGTTTTGGGTGGATTCAGGCACTTTGTTTATGACACAAACAACATAAGAATGTTGTTTTAACTGTTGCATCAAGCAGAAATGTTCAAACATAACCAACCCATTATTGTCATAATAGAAATTGTTATGTGTGTCATTGTATAATGAGCGTCGTATTCTGCTTTTCTCTGTCCTGTGCAGGTGAGGTGATTTTGGATGCTTCCACAGCCCAGAGGAGCCTGGTGGTGTCCGATGACGGAGGCCAGGTGAGATATGAAGAGCGTAAGACCGCCCACGCTGACGGTCCCAAGCGCTTCAGCCCCGCCCTCTTCGTCCTGGGACTAGAGTGTCTCAGCACTGGGCGACACTACTGGGAGGTGGACACGGGGCGCAAGACGGCCTGGACGCTCGGCGTGGCCAGCGCCTCAGCCCGCCGCAAGGGAGAGATCAAGCTGAGTCCTGAGGGTGGGTACTGGTGCCTGTGGCTCAAGAGCGGCGAGGTGAAAGCTTTGGCAAAGTCCCGCCTGCCTCTACTGCTGCCGTCCCCGCCCACTAAAGTGGGAATCTTCCTGGATTTTGAAGGAGGCCAGGTTTCTTTCTATGATGTGAAGGCGCGTCTGCATCTCTACACCTTCAGGGATACCTTTAAAGAGAGCCTGTACCCAATCTTCAGCCCGTGTCTGGCCCATGAGGGGAAGAACTCCTCTCCTCTCGTTATAACCCCTGTCAAACACACCTGAGtccaacaaccaatcagaagccTGGAGAGTCTGCCAGCATTCTACTTGTACAACATGTTTAGGTGAAAAAAAGTTCAGTGCTAGGCACAGATATGTTTAATTTTCTCCTTTAGTagtggtctttttttttcttctcaatgGGCCAAATTTACAACATATTTACCTTTTCTTTGATGCACTACCTCAAACTACTTTCAatctaataaataaatcaagtacattttgcaCATCAAAACTACCCACCACAACACTTTCTCATCATACGGGCACGTTATTGCATTTGCTCAAGTAAAACCCGCTGAAAAAGGTTGCTGACCCATAGATGGACTGTTTCAATGCAATAAAATGTTAGTACTGTGTTACCATTGTGTGTTTAGATCAGAGGAAAGAAAATGTGACATGCATGAAACTTTTTTGACTGTCACATTGGagtaaaatgaaatgcatttgCAATTTGCTTACTACTAAAAGTAGCCAAAAGTTCCTTCTTACTGTACACTCACATCACAAGTTGTATATAAAGTAAATTGTtccactttacttgaaggtatctacatttatgacactgtcatgaacgtgtcataaaatatctaaattatcttctttttgtaatttttttcatttctgtcaTGACAGGTTATAGTTAGGAAGgattcatgtgtcatgacagtcATCACAGTCATGTCACTGTcatgtagaaaacttcaagtaaagtgtaaccaagcAAATCGATAGCTTGGTGCCAAAATGTGTAAAGGACAAGACTTGCCAGCTTTGAATTGTGACACAGACACAATTGATTGACACAATTGAATTTTTGCAGTCCTAGTTTAGTTGGACATGTTAAGGAGAGAGTTGAGTTTGTACTTCTGACACTTGCCTTACTGTGTATGTCTTTGTTATAAGGCTTAATGtaactttacttgagtaaatgagTAAAGAAAGAATATATGGATGTAACTTTACTGTCTAGAGGCTTGCTTTGGGGGACCAAACGagtgtttttttgtacataCTATAGGAATATAACATTATTTGCAAAGGGCATATTTTAAAACTCTGTTAATCCAAGACCATGAAACCATGTTCTGTATTTTCATAGCAAATGTATGCGTTTGTACCTTCTATCTAAATTTTTCAATAAAGATGATCAGTCACGAACAAATACAGAAGGTTTTCAATGTACGTGTGAGGGATTTGTCTTCTGGCTTGTTGTTAGTGTCAAAAGAGTTTAGCTCCCGAACAAGCTCTGGACAGGCTGCTGGAGCTTAAAAAGATTGGATCGTCCTCCTCAAAGCTGCACTTATTAActattaacaatggatcaaataaCTGTGTACAATGTGAAAGTGACAAGCTCAGAAGGGAAGTATCACtcaactctgcagttccccttCACTGTTTCGACTTTTTAACCTGcaactttttctgttttaactgACTCTTGTTGCTCTCATCAACATTGTTTCCAGCTattctaagaaaaaaaactcttaaaatgagctttttaaAACTGGAACTTCTTCTTGTGTTGCTGCCCCCCCAAACCGCTCGTACTCTCCAGAGAGTTAAAGCTATTCCTCCCGGAGCTCTGGGCCATGGCCAGGGGGTATTCATTTTTATCCTGGGTAAAACGAGAGGGCGGGAGGGGGGTATATTTTGGGtcttaggtgtgtgtgtgtgtgtgtgtgtgtgtgttggaggttGCAGTGGTTACAGTCTGTCTCATGTATCAGTGTACAACGGAGCCTTGAGGCAGCTGCTCTCTGGTGAGTGTCCCCATATCGCTGCTTttttgtctctcctctcctgcctTTCCATTTCTATACCGTCACACCGGCTGCTCTGTGCACCGTAGGTGTCTCAGGGGAGTgttgtttgctttgtttgtaTGATTTTTGCGGCTTAAGAGCTGTGGCCTGCAGCTAAGGACTATTTCTGTTGCAGTCACTTTAGTACAAATTCAAGATTGTAgctacaattgttttttttgttttttttaaattccacttCACAATAATCCAGATTATTGTTTCGAGCAGGGAAGCACTGCGAGACAGGTCACTGGCTACTGGCTCTAGCAATATTTTTGGAAACATGTTAATCCTGCCTGCTGTGAATACCTCGGGCTGAAGCAGAGAGCTGCTTGTGCTAAAAGTCAAACTCACTTATTTTTCAGCCTCACAGACACGCACAGATGAACTGATTAAACAAGCATGGTATATTTAGCTTGCAGTTCAGGTCAAGATGCAAATGTCAATCTGGAAAGGTTCATTGTACGTTGTAGCAGCCAGTATTGTCAGCAGACATTAGCTAATCACAAATATATTGGCAGAGGCGTGGCTGTTGGCTGATGGAGTACGAATAATTGCAGTAAATGCCATAAATATGTTTGGGGCTCACTCTGTGTTGCCGTTAcacagtttgtccaccagagagcactgaactgtaaaataaagtatacattaaaaaaaacatccaaacaatACATATCTTCTTCTAAATTTCAGTACtttaaatgacaaatgtttGCTTATGTTATGCGTTTATATTAAAATTGAATGTCACTTGACAAATTGGTATCCAATTCTTTAAAACTCTAAAACATCAATACAGATCGGCTTCAAAAATCTTTTATCGGTCAGGCTCAAGACCCATAAACAAGAATAAAACCTGAACAGTGAACAATACTCCCCCAAAGACTAATAATGTAAAGAATGATTGACTTAACCCTTGGGTATACAGCCTGAAATTGACAGAACTTTTCAAACATTTGTCATAAACCTGTAACGCTGAATGAGTCCTGTCATGCTTTGCTTAGTACATTTGCATGAAAATGACCCGAAAATAAAATTGCGCCATCTAACCCGAGCGCCCTGAATATCACAGCAGGTTTGATTCCCCGTTCAGAGCCTGGTTGCGTGCTCTGAAAATGACCCTGCCTCTCCGCCGTGCAGGAATGGCCTCTGCTGGGAACCTTTCTGAAGAGCAGGTGCACTGCTCCATCTGTCTGGACGTCTTCACTAACCCTGTGTCCATCCCCTGCGGACACAACTTCTGCCAGGGCTGCATCCTGGGATACTGGAAAACCAGCCCTTTGTACCAGTGCCCGATGTGTAAGAAGTCCTTCACCAAAAGGCCCGATATTAGCATCAACACGGTCCTGAGGGAAATCGCAGAGCAGTTCAAGGAGAT comes from Etheostoma spectabile isolate EspeVRDwgs_2016 chromosome 19, UIUC_Espe_1.0, whole genome shotgun sequence and encodes:
- the btr12 gene encoding bloodthirsty-related gene family, member 12, producing MQSMSSPGGRVLSEDQFTCSICLEVFVEPVSTPCGHSFCKACLQGYWNHSKKFTCPMCKKSYSRKPEMSVNRVLAEISSQFQDMMQAPGAGGAVGARDAVRGSTLNLSADVSPRGSAAGSRSWEFAQAGEVPCDACIGRKVKALKSCLSCPGSFCEVHLRQHKKVKSLTSHRLIEPTFNLEEKICKKHEQLLDVYCRSDHCCICTACAETTHKSHDVVYVDHEWKKKMSTLGKKRSELKHLIKERAKKLEEIKQSIKVIKASSQRELEESWQVYAELQRIVEQSQAELVELIATRQREAERHAQELARGLENELSQLRKRSNELEAYAQTQDRVVFLQNLSTLVTPPEPTDWSAVSINTDLYLGTIRSSVSSLMDKFQEELKRLYGKELRKVQNYSSEVILDASTAQRSLVVSDDGGQVRYEERKTAHADGPKRFSPALFVLGLECLSTGRHYWEVDTGRKTAWTLGVASASARRKGEIKLSPEGGYWCLWLKSGEVKALAKSRLPLLLPSPPTKVGIFLDFEGGQVSFYDVKARLHLYTFRDTFKESLYPIFSPCLAHEGKNSSPLVITPVKHT